A region from the Toxotes jaculatrix isolate fToxJac2 chromosome 2, fToxJac2.pri, whole genome shotgun sequence genome encodes:
- the ptges3b gene encoding prostaglandin E synthase 3b, with product MHPATAKWYDRRDSVFIEFCVADSKDVKVNFDKTKCGFSCLGGTDNVKHENEIDLFEAIDENESKHKRTDRSVLCYLRKAQPGKAWPRLTKEKAKLSWLSVDFNNWKDWEDDSDEEMGNFDQFSDMMNNMGGEDDLPDLDGADDDESADSDDEKMPDLE from the exons AT GCATCCAGCAACTGCCAAGTGGTACGATAGGAGGGACTCCGTTTTTATAGAGTTCTGTGTAGCAGACAGCAAAGATGTTAAAGTCAATTTTGATAAAACAAAGTGTGGTTTCAG ttgTCTTGGGGGAACTGACAATGTCAAACACGAGAATGAAATAGACCTTTTTGAAGCTATTGACGAAAAT GAGTccaaacacaaacgcacagatCGCTCAGTGTTGTGCTATTTACGAAAAGCGCAGCCAGGGAAGGCGTGGCCGAGgctaacaaaagaaaaggccAAG ctgagTTGGCTCAGTGTTGACTTCAACAACTGGAAAGACTGGGAGGACGACTCAGATGAGGAGATGGGCAACTTCGATCAATTCTCAGAT ATGATGAACAACATGGGAGGTGAGGATGACCTACCCGATCTAGACGGTGCAGATGAC GATGAGTCTGCAGATAGTGACGATGAGA AAATGCCAGATTTGGAATAG